Proteins from a genomic interval of Quercus robur chromosome 9, dhQueRobu3.1, whole genome shotgun sequence:
- the LOC126700291 gene encoding RNA-dependent RNA polymerase 1-like, which translates to MFRTSSSNPNNLIIEGDVVVAKNPCLHPGDVRVLKAVDVPALHHLADCVVFPQKGRRPHPNECSGSDLDGDLYFVCWDHDLIPPRQYQPMEYIGAPTKPLDHDVTIEEVQEFFADYILNDRLGIIDNAHTAFADRNHSRAMSSQCLKLAELHSIAVDFTKSGVVAEIPDYLRVKKYPDFMEKPDKGTYESKRVLGKLYREVKDHASLTSPVTPFTSDVAKQCYDPDMEVDGFQDYINDAFNYKQEYDYKLGGLLDYYGIETEAEILSGHILTMSKSFNKRRDLEQINYSVMALRKEARSWFNEGSESGSDTDIVNAKAKAKASACYYVTYHHSYWGRCNDGMDRSHFLSFPWCVFDKLIQIKKDKLSNIIA; encoded by the exons ATGTTTCGCACCAGCAGCTCAAACccaaacaatttaattattgagGGTGATGTAGTTGTTGCTAAAAACCCCTGTCTACATCCCGGAGATGTGCGTGTTCTTAAGGCTGTTGATGTTCCGGCTTTGCACCACCTGGCAGATTGTGTTGTTTTTCCGCAAAAGGGGAGGAG ACCTCATCCAAATGAATGTTCTGGGAGTGACTTGGATGGAGATCTGTACTTCGTCTGTTGGGACCATGATCTAATTCCTCCTCGGCAATATCAACCAATGGAGTATATCGGAGCACCGACTAAGCCACTCGATCATGATGTTACAATAGAG GAAGTACAAGAGTTTTTTGCCGACTACATACTCAACGACCGTTTAGGAATCATCGATAATGCCCACACTGCCTTTGCTGATAGGAATCACAGTAGGGCAATGAGTTCTCAATGTCTTAAGCTTGCAGAACTACACTCAATTGCGGTTGACTTCACAAAAAGTGGTGTTGTAGCCGAAATACCTGATTATCTGCGTGTTAAAAAATATCCAGATTTCATGGAAAAGCCTGATAAAGGCACCTACGAATCAAAACGTGTGCTTGGAAAGCTTTATCGAGAGGTGAAAGACCATGCATCGCTCACAAGCCCTGTAACACCCTTCACCTCGGATGTAGCAAAGCAGTGTTATGATCCTGACATGGAAGTAGATGGCTTCCAGGACTACATCAATGATGCTTTCAATTACAAACAGGAGTATGATTACAAGCTGGGGGGTTTGCTGGATTATTATGGGATTGAAACTGAAGCTGAAATACTCAGTGGGCACATATTGACAATGTCAAAATCTTTTAATAAGAGGAGGGATCTGGAACAAATTAATTATTCTGTAATGGCACTAAGAAAGGAAGCTCGGAGCTGGTTCAACGAGGGAAGTGAGTCAGGTTCTGACACTGATATAGTCaatgcaaaagcaaaagcaaaagcatcGGCATGTTACTATGTTACATATCACCATAGCTATTGGGGTCGCTGCAATGATGGAATGGATAGATCTCATTTCCTCAGTTTTCCATGGTGTGTCTTTGACAAGCTTATCCAGATCAAGAAGGATAAATTAAGTAACATCATAGCTTGA
- the LOC126701107 gene encoding aspartic proteinase CDR1-like, with the protein MAVLFNLFLLSCFTLLCFTTSTTSLATTSPTITKPKRLVTKLIHHNSVYSPYYNPKDNIADRARHTIDSSNARSDYIWKKIQGVSLDTDDVRAGVIAETKHEGFMANISIGSPPVPQLLVMDTGSGLLWTQCQPCTHCFTQALPIFNPPESSTYSTLPCTSPSCYRAPGSNCQASHCAFKQGYIDGTSVSGFLGTEKFTFETSDEGITSIPNLVLGCANSVGGFGGQSSGILGLAADKISLVNQLGSKFSYCFGPIRDPQYSHNQLIFGDGAIIQGSSTPIEILAGLYFLTLESISVGEKKLDILPEVFTMTPAGKGGVMIDSGTTLTYLPRGAFDPLNAEVLRLMDGLVQLVSRPSYAAPCFNGVINRDLVGFPVVTFNFANEVDLALDVESLFIETSPNQFCMAVLPSIANDMTIIGVMAQQNYNIAYDLDGNSVSMERIDCELLES; encoded by the coding sequence ATGGCTGTTCTTTTcaatctctttcttctttcttgcttCACTTTGCTGTGCTTCACTACTAGTACTACATCCTTAGCCACCACTAGTCCCACCATCACAAAACCTAAGCGGTTGGTCACAAAACTCATTCACCATAATTCGGTTTACTCTCCATACTACAACCCTAAGGACAACATAGCAGACCGAGCTAGACATACAATAGACAGTTCAAATGCTCGTTCAGACTACATATGGAAGAAGATTCAAGGGGTTTCTCTAGACACAGATGATGTGCGCGCTGGTGTTATTGCAGAGACTAAGCATGAAGGGTTTATGGCAAATATATCCATTGGTTCACCTCCTGTTCCACAGCTCCTGGTTATGGACACAGGCAGTGGTCTATTATGGACTCAATGTCAGCCTTGCACTCACTGTTTTACCCAAGCTCTTCCAATTTTTAATCCTCCCGAGTCTTCCACATATAGTACGCTACCTTGTACGTCTCCTTCTTGCTATCGAGCTCCCGGTAGCAATTGTCAAGCTTCACATTGCGCCTTCAAACAAGGATACATCGATGGCACCTCTGTATCTGGGTTTTTGGGCACTGAAAAGTTCACCTTTGAGACTTCTGATGAAGGAATAACATCAATACCCAATTTAGTTTTGGGTTGTGCAAATAGCGTGGGTGGTTTTGGTGGCCAAAGTAGCGGAATACTTGGTCTAGCCGCTGACAAAATATCTTTGGTGAATCAATTGGGTTCTAAATTCTCTTACTGCTTTGGCCCTATTAGGGATCCTCAATATAGTCATAATCAGTTGATTTTTGGGGATGGAGCAATAATACAAGGCTCTTCTACCCCAATTGAAATTTTGGCTGGCCTTTACTTTCTAACCTTAGAAAGCATCAGCGTGGGAGAGAAAAAGCTAGACATTTTGCCTGAAGTGTTTACAATGACTCCAGCAGGCAAAGGTGGAGTAATGATTGACTCAGGTACAACACTTACTTATCTTCCAAGAGGAGCGTTCGATCCACTAAACGCCGAAGTTCTGAGATTGATGGATGGCTTGGTACAACTCGTGTCAAGACCTAGCTATGCAGCTCCATGCTTCAATGGGGTCATCAATCGTGACCTTGTTGGGTTTCCAGTAGTAACCTTTAACTTTGCAAATGAGGTTGATTTGGCGTTAGACGTAGAGAGCTTGTTTATCGAAACAAGTCCAAACCAATTTTGCATGGCTGTGCTTCCGAGTATAGCAAATGACATGACTATTATTGGAGTAATGGctcaacaaaattataatattgcCTATGATCTTGATGGGAACTCAGTGTCCATGGAACGGATAGACTGTGAACTGTTAGAGTCCTAG